AGCAATCCCCAGCTCCCGCCTTGCCGGAAGAAGTGATCGCAAAGACCAGAGAGAAGTATCTGGCGATGTATAGAATCATTACAGGAAAAGAATTGACATGACTAAAGTAATCTGCATAGTTGACGATGAAGAAGAACTGGTAAGGAACCTAAAGATAGAGATCCAATCCCTGCGCCCGGAATGGGAACTGCATACGTTTTCAGATGGTCTGAAAGCGCTCCAAATGATCATGAGCGGCAAGGTTGACCTGGTGCTTACAGACATCGCTATGCCGGATATGGATGGCTACGAGCTGTTTTGGCGTGTGAAGGATTATGACGAGAACATCCCCGTGATCATGATGACTGGTTTTGGCTACGATCCAAATCACGTACTAGTGCGAGCCAAAGTGGACGGATTGAGAGACGTGATCTTCAAACCCTTTGATGTGGAAAAACTTGTGGCTCTGATCGACCGCAAGATTCGTGCGAAGTGAAGCGCGCTGATTTTGTCGAAAGACACCTTCTAAAGCGTTCTGCACTAAGCTATTTGCTCTACCCGGCATCGCTATGTTATGCCGGGTTTTTACGTTTTAGACGCAAAGCACTGCAGGGCAAAGGATATCGCGCAGCTTTCAAGGTAATCAGCGTAGGCAATCTCTGCAGCGGTGGCAGCGGCAAAAGTCCAATCGCAATAGCCTTATGCAAAGCCATGCAAACACAGGGAATAAGTGTAGCTTATGCCTCGCGCGGATATAAAAGTAAGCTTGAGCATGGCGCTACCATGATTGCTGATGGCATAAACCTGCTATATCCCCCAGAACTTGCCGGTGATGAAGCGACAATGGCATTTGAGATGATGCCCGGCATACCGATCTTTTCTGGACGCAAGCGCACTGAAGTATTGAAGCTGGCGCAGCAAATAGTTCCCGGATTGGAGCTCATGGTTTTGGACGACGCCATGCAGCATCTGAAAGTAGAACGGGATATGGATATCGTAGTCTTTGACACCCAAATCGGCTTGGGCAACGGATTTGTGATCCCCGCCGGTTATCTGCGTGAAGGTATAAGCGCTCTTGGCAACCAATCCGTCTGCCTCTTGCATCAGAAACCCGGAGCTTCGGAGAATCCAAAGCTGGAGCAATTGCTTTCCCGGATCGGAGCAGCCCTGTTCAAGGTCAAAAGCAGCGTTGGCAGGATATTGAAAGACGGCGTTGAGATGGATCCAGACCTTCTAAGCGGAAAGAGCATCGCCCTTGTATCCGCCATAGCTCATCCCCAATCCTTTGCCAACAGCGCAGCGGCCAAAAACATCCCCTACTGTCGTCATTATTTATATTCCGACCACTATGCTTTCGGCGATGAAGACGTTATCAATACGCTCCGAGAGGAGCAGGCGGATTTTTTATTATGCAGCGCCAAAGATGCCGTGAAGCTAAGGCCAATCCTTGCTCAGCGTTTGCTAGTACTGGAAATGCTTACCGAACTACCTGAAGCTCTGGTTCAGATGTGCAAGAAGCTGGTAAGATCGTAAACAAACAGCCTTATCAGCTACCTGCCAAATCCATACCCACCTGATCATCATCTTCATCCAGCGGGAAGTCGCTATGCTGTTTATAGATGAATTTATGACTACCAGCTTTCACCAAGTTCTTTAGTTTGTCCGCTATTACTTCCACCTGATCCAGATAGTCGATAGTATTCAATCCTCCAGCGGCATCGCAATTGCCGTTTTGAATATCACCCAGGATTTTGCCCCTCAGATTGCAGTGTTGTTCATTGATGCGCCCTTCCATCTCGATAATCTTGTAGCTATAGTCTTCCTTCATGTCTTCCAGATAATCTACACAGAGATCTAGCATGAAGACTACTTTGGCATGCAGGTCTTCGATCATGGATGTAAATTCCGGGCTGAGCTGGTGTTTTTGCATGGTAATTTGATAATTCAAGATATGGTTTACTTCTTCGGTGTAGTCCCCTATTTTTTCAATATCATTCACGGTGTGTAACAAAGCGGGGATTTTTTGGATGATATCGTCAGCACTGGTGCGCTCGTTTACCGCTACCAGATACAGGATTATCTCTCGCTGCAGATTGTCGATGGCCGACTCGATCTTGCTAACCCGTATCTGTTTTTTGTAGTTTTTGTCCCGGAAGGCTTCATAGCCGATTATCAGCCCCATACGCACCAAACGCAGCATCTCCCGCATCTCTTTCAGGGATTGATTGATGGCGAGTTCACTATTGTTTATCACATGGTAGTCCAAGTACTTGGGTTCGCCCAGACTAAGGGTGTCAACCTTGTCTTTGGGGATCAGACGGGTAGCGATTTTGGTATATAATCCCGCAAAGGGCAGGCTGATGAGGGTGTTGAGCACGTTAAAGAAGGTGTGACCATTGGCGATGTGTCGGGCCATGTTTTCTCCCAAAAAAACGTCTCCGGGAGTGATGTGGTTTATAATCATGGTATAGAAGCCAAAATAGGTAAGCAATCCAAAGATAATGGTACCAGTGACATTGAATAGAGTGTGAACCAAGGCTACGCGGCGAGCAGTATAGTTTGCACCGATACCTGCCAACCATGCCGTGATGGTGGTGCCTATGTTGCCCCCAAAAACCATATACAGCGCACCTTCAAAGGGGATCAAGCCGCTGCTTGCCAACACGATAACTATACCCACAGAGGCAGAAGAACTCTGAATCAACATTGTGAATATAGTCCCCGTGAGGATGCCCAGGATGGGATTTCCAGCAATATTGATCATAAAATCCCGCATCATTTGAGATTCCCTGAGGGGTATGACCGCAGTGGACATGACATTGAGGCCAATGAACAGCAAACCAAAACCGATGATGATCTGACTCCAGCGCTCCATGACCCTGCTACGGCGGATCAAAAGCAAGGTAACTCCGGCAATAATGAATGCAAAGGCGTAATTACCAATATTGAAGGCTATCAACTGAGCGGTGATGGTGGTACCGATGTTTGCACCCATTACAACTCCCACAGCCTGATTCAAGGTCATCACACCGGTATTCACCAATCCTATCATCATCACGGTAGCGGCAGAAGAACTCTGCACCAAAGCCGTAACCGACATGCCTACAATAACTCCCTTCACCGGAGTGTTTGTAAGCATCTTTAGTATCCTGCGCATCTCGGTACCTGCAACAGCTTGCAGGTTGTCGCTCATCTTATTCATTCCAAAGATGAACAGTGCCAAACCTCCAAAGAAATTGATGAGTTCTACTATCGTCATATATTCAGATTTCCCCTTATTCTGGATAATTACATTTTTTTGGTAATCAGTTTACGTCAAGGCTTTTCTTCGTGTCCGGATAGTGATTTGTGATGGAATTCGCTAGCAATATCAGGTAAAACCTGGAGGGGTAGTGAGGGTGTGAAACAGAGTAGAACGTTCAACTGATCAAGACGTGCCAGAGGCACGAGGTACAACCAGCAGCATCACCATCATTCATCATTCATTTCTTCATCATTCATTGACGTAATCTGAGGCAAGCACTCCCAACAATCCTGTGCTGAAGCTGATATAAAGCCGTTATCATCGAGTGAGCACTGGATGATAACGGCTTTATATCAGCTTCATATCAAGATGAGCCAAAGACCATCAAAGAGATAAAGTCGACAATTGAGGATTAAGTCTCTCATGAAGGGCTCTATGGGAGGGGGAGGGAGAGCAAACGGCAAGATGCCGTTTCCACGCTAGGAGGAATCGCTGTTCAACAGTGAAGCGAAGCAGAAC
This is a stretch of genomic DNA from Candidatus Cloacimonadota bacterium. It encodes these proteins:
- a CDS encoding response regulator, which produces MTKVICIVDDEEELVRNLKIEIQSLRPEWELHTFSDGLKALQMIMSGKVDLVLTDIAMPDMDGYELFWRVKDYDENIPVIMMTGFGYDPNHVLVRAKVDGLRDVIFKPFDVEKLVALIDRKIRAK
- a CDS encoding Na/Pi cotransporter family protein; translation: MTIVELINFFGGLALFIFGMNKMSDNLQAVAGTEMRRILKMLTNTPVKGVIVGMSVTALVQSSSAATVMMIGLVNTGVMTLNQAVGVVMGANIGTTITAQLIAFNIGNYAFAFIIAGVTLLLIRRSRVMERWSQIIIGFGLLFIGLNVMSTAVIPLRESQMMRDFMINIAGNPILGILTGTIFTMLIQSSSASVGIVIVLASSGLIPFEGALYMVFGGNIGTTITAWLAGIGANYTARRVALVHTLFNVTGTIIFGLLTYFGFYTMIINHITPGDVFLGENMARHIANGHTFFNVLNTLISLPFAGLYTKIATRLIPKDKVDTLSLGEPKYLDYHVINNSELAINQSLKEMREMLRLVRMGLIIGYEAFRDKNYKKQIRVSKIESAIDNLQREIILYLVAVNERTSADDIIQKIPALLHTVNDIEKIGDYTEEVNHILNYQITMQKHQLSPEFTSMIEDLHAKVVFMLDLCVDYLEDMKEDYSYKIIEMEGRINEQHCNLRGKILGDIQNGNCDAAGGLNTIDYLDQVEVIADKLKNLVKAGSHKFIYKQHSDFPLDEDDDQVGMDLAGS
- the lpxK gene encoding tetraacyldisaccharide 4'-kinase, which gives rise to MKRADFVERHLLKRSALSYLLYPASLCYAGFLRFRRKALQGKGYRAAFKVISVGNLCSGGSGKSPIAIALCKAMQTQGISVAYASRGYKSKLEHGATMIADGINLLYPPELAGDEATMAFEMMPGIPIFSGRKRTEVLKLAQQIVPGLELMVLDDAMQHLKVERDMDIVVFDTQIGLGNGFVIPAGYLREGISALGNQSVCLLHQKPGASENPKLEQLLSRIGAALFKVKSSVGRILKDGVEMDPDLLSGKSIALVSAIAHPQSFANSAAAKNIPYCRHYLYSDHYAFGDEDVINTLREEQADFLLCSAKDAVKLRPILAQRLLVLEMLTELPEALVQMCKKLVRS